Proteins encoded by one window of Pontibaca methylaminivorans:
- a CDS encoding electron transfer flavoprotein subunit beta/FixA family protein, protein MKILVPVKQVAALDDEFEMRDDGRDVDEDFFETDLNEFDHYSVEEALLIKEAAGDEPEVVVVTIGNEDTDDALRTALAKGADRGIRVWDDALENADSVTVAKVLAKVVEKEKPDMVFTGAQSADFSSAVTGMALAGILGWPHAAVVNKLDYKPGADRATLHRELEGGLEEIMTVRCPAVLSIQLGINEPRYASLRGIKQAQQKQVDELSLDDLGLDEGSVAPASNVRRMYVPEKGQAELIEGTPAEQAARLAEIIKELRG, encoded by the coding sequence ATGAAGATACTGGTGCCGGTAAAACAGGTCGCCGCTCTCGATGACGAATTCGAGATGCGCGATGACGGGCGCGACGTCGACGAGGATTTCTTCGAGACGGACCTGAACGAATTCGACCATTACTCGGTCGAGGAAGCGCTGCTGATCAAGGAAGCCGCCGGCGACGAGCCTGAAGTGGTGGTCGTGACCATCGGCAACGAGGACACCGACGATGCGCTGCGCACGGCCCTGGCCAAGGGCGCCGATCGCGGCATCCGCGTCTGGGACGATGCGCTCGAGAATGCCGACAGCGTCACCGTCGCCAAGGTCCTGGCCAAGGTGGTCGAGAAGGAAAAGCCCGACATGGTCTTTACCGGGGCGCAGTCGGCCGACTTTTCGTCCGCGGTGACGGGGATGGCGCTGGCCGGCATTCTCGGCTGGCCCCATGCCGCCGTGGTCAACAAGCTCGACTACAAGCCGGGCGCGGACCGCGCGACCCTGCACCGCGAGCTCGAGGGCGGGCTGGAAGAGATCATGACCGTGCGCTGCCCGGCCGTGCTGTCGATCCAGCTCGGCATCAACGAGCCGCGCTATGCCTCGCTCCGGGGCATCAAGCAGGCGCAGCAGAAGCAGGTCGATGAACTGTCGCTGGACGATCTCGGGCTCGACGAGGGCTCGGTGGCCCCGGCGTCGAACGTGCGGCGCATGTATGTGCCGGAAAAGGGCCAGGCCGAGCTGATCGAGGGAACGCCCGCCGAACAGGCCGCACGGCTTGCCGAAATCATCAAGGAACTCCGGGGGTAA
- a CDS encoding electron transfer flavoprotein subunit alpha/FixB family protein, which produces MANLIVIAEQRDGALRETTLEAIAGLKSIKQDGDELAVAIVAGDPQAHVQALSVEGVDEVIAVKASDDFQPDQLEAVIAALGQERKPRVIAAAHGVDAWSYIPAAAVKLDSGLATDVMKLALDGDDLVATRAGYAEKVLVDLDFPGKDTVLLTIRGGTFEPAGGSGSPKVTEMNAPETDVATTHEGWQPPADSGGIDIPGSEFIMSIGRGVADEANVEQFLELAESMGATLGCSRPIADNGWLPKARQVGQSGQLAASCKLYVAMGISGSVQHQWGMKHVENIVAVNTDPEASIFSIARYGIVGDMFEIAEELENHF; this is translated from the coding sequence ATGGCAAATCTGATCGTTATTGCGGAACAGCGCGACGGCGCACTGCGCGAGACCACGCTCGAGGCCATCGCCGGTCTGAAAAGCATCAAGCAGGACGGGGACGAACTTGCCGTCGCCATCGTTGCCGGCGACCCGCAGGCCCATGTGCAGGCGCTTTCGGTCGAGGGCGTGGACGAGGTGATCGCCGTCAAGGCCAGCGACGATTTCCAGCCCGACCAGCTCGAGGCGGTGATCGCGGCCCTCGGACAGGAGCGCAAGCCGCGCGTGATCGCCGCGGCCCACGGGGTCGATGCCTGGTCCTATATCCCGGCGGCGGCGGTCAAGCTCGACAGCGGCCTGGCCACCGACGTGATGAAGCTCGCGCTCGATGGCGATGACCTGGTCGCGACCCGTGCCGGCTATGCCGAAAAGGTGCTGGTCGATCTCGACTTTCCGGGCAAGGACACCGTGCTGCTGACGATTCGCGGCGGCACCTTCGAGCCGGCCGGCGGCTCGGGCTCGCCCAAAGTGACCGAGATGAACGCGCCCGAAACCGATGTGGCCACCACCCACGAGGGCTGGCAGCCGCCCGCCGATTCCGGCGGCATCGACATTCCGGGTTCGGAATTCATCATGTCGATCGGCCGCGGCGTGGCCGACGAGGCCAATGTCGAGCAGTTCCTCGAACTGGCCGAATCCATGGGAGCGACGCTCGGCTGTTCGCGCCCGATCGCCGACAACGGCTGGCTGCCCAAGGCCCGCCAGGTCGGCCAGTCGGGCCAGCTTGCGGCAAGCTGCAAGCTTTATGTCGCCATGGGGATCTCGGGCTCGGTGCAGCACCAGTGGGGCATGAAGCATGTCGAGAACATCGTCGCGGTGAACACCGATCCGGAGGCGTCGATCTTCTCGATCGCCCGCTACGGCATCGTCGGCGACATGTTCGAGATTGCGGAAGAGCTCGAAAACCACTTTTAA
- a CDS encoding APC family permease, whose protein sequence is MASTTDQAILPDSAGLHRAIGWKDAFWMASGVPALVLFSIGGIAATVGNPSWVIWILSVSFGFLQAFVYAEIAGLFPSKSGGASVYGAAAWIRYSKIVAPLSVWCNWLAWTPVLAIGGGLAAGYLLTALVPEGAAILDFRITLINLDFLKDDLSLRIDAVSIIGTIILLIVFAIQHKGISAAAKVQTILGLAVLIPLLIVGIVPLVSGNVMAENLTPVVPGLDPVTRAWDIEGTTLFLGGLFIAAWSAYAFETAICYTSEFRDPSRDTVRAILAAGAACILIYTLVPLAFQGFLGVDGLLQPGVEDGSAIAKVMATMVGGDNVFIVRLITVMLFFALTLAIMTSMAGSSRTLFQGSVDGWLPKFLSHANEHGAPTRAMWTDLAFNLVLLMMSDYLFVLAVSNCCYLVFNFLNLHSGWIHRIDNKNAHRPWRAPTVMLWIGGGLSFINAALLGAGSNVWGKGTLMTAVVVIALILPVFFYRHYVTDKGKFPEKMLDDLKIGGNPDLSVRKAGIRPYLVIAAGIAVVVISNMIFKI, encoded by the coding sequence ATGGCATCGACAACTGATCAGGCAATCCTGCCTGACAGCGCGGGATTGCACCGCGCGATTGGATGGAAGGACGCCTTCTGGATGGCGTCGGGGGTTCCGGCGCTGGTTCTTTTCTCGATCGGGGGGATCGCGGCGACGGTCGGCAACCCCTCCTGGGTGATCTGGATTCTTTCGGTTTCCTTCGGGTTCCTGCAGGCGTTCGTCTATGCCGAGATCGCCGGGCTGTTCCCGAGCAAGTCGGGCGGGGCCTCGGTCTACGGGGCGGCGGCCTGGATCCGCTATTCCAAGATCGTGGCGCCGCTCTCGGTCTGGTGCAACTGGCTGGCCTGGACCCCGGTCCTGGCGATCGGCGGCGGGCTCGCCGCGGGTTACCTGCTGACCGCGCTGGTGCCAGAGGGCGCGGCGATTCTCGACTTCCGCATCACCCTGATAAACCTCGATTTCCTCAAGGATGACCTGTCGCTCCGGATCGACGCGGTGTCGATCATCGGCACGATCATCCTGCTGATCGTCTTCGCGATCCAGCACAAGGGGATCTCGGCCGCGGCCAAGGTGCAGACCATCCTCGGCCTTGCGGTCCTGATCCCGCTGCTGATCGTCGGCATCGTGCCGCTCGTTTCCGGCAACGTGATGGCCGAGAACCTCACCCCGGTGGTTCCGGGGCTGGATCCGGTCACGAGGGCCTGGGATATCGAGGGCACCACGCTGTTCCTCGGCGGGCTGTTCATCGCCGCCTGGTCGGCCTATGCGTTCGAGACCGCGATCTGCTATACCAGCGAATTCCGCGATCCCTCGCGCGATACCGTGCGTGCGATCCTCGCCGCCGGCGCGGCCTGTATCCTGATCTATACGCTGGTGCCGCTGGCCTTCCAGGGCTTCCTCGGGGTCGACGGCCTCCTGCAGCCGGGGGTCGAGGACGGTTCGGCCATCGCCAAGGTCATGGCCACCATGGTCGGGGGCGACAACGTGTTCATCGTCCGGCTGATCACGGTGATGCTGTTCTTCGCGCTCACGCTTGCGATCATGACCTCGATGGCCGGTTCGTCGCGCACCCTGTTCCAGGGTTCGGTCGATGGCTGGCTGCCGAAGTTCCTGTCGCATGCGAACGAACACGGCGCGCCGACCCGGGCCATGTGGACCGACCTCGCGTTCAACCTCGTGCTGTTGATGATGTCGGATTACCTGTTCGTTCTGGCGGTCTCGAACTGCTGCTATCTGGTGTTCAACTTCCTGAACCTGCATTCGGGCTGGATTCACCGGATCGACAACAAGAACGCGCATCGTCCCTGGCGCGCGCCCACGGTCATGCTCTGGATCGGCGGCGGGCTGTCCTTCATCAACGCCGCGCTTCTGGGGGCGGGGTCGAACGTCTGGGGCAAGGGCACGCTGATGACGGCCGTGGTGGTCATCGCCCTGATCCTGCCGGTGTTCTTCTATCGCCACTACGTGACCGACAAGGGCAAGTTCCCCGAGAAGATGCTCGACGACCTGAAGATCGGCGGCAACCCCGACCTTTCGGTGCGCAAGGCCGGCATTCGCCCCTATCTGGTGATCGCCGCGGGCATCGCGGTGGTCGTGATCTCGAACATGATCTTCAAGATCTGA